A genome region from Prionailurus viverrinus isolate Anna chromosome A3, UM_Priviv_1.0, whole genome shotgun sequence includes the following:
- the MTG2 gene encoding mitochondrial ribosome-associated GTPase 2 isoform X2, translating to MRVMLHVWHLEHDEMERRSVCAESCARGHCEERGRRVGAAGAPCSFPAAGREGAHSWEGQREGERIPGRPARSPTWGSNSPTVSSIPEPKSRVGRSTDWAPRRPGTCVLADQQVKSLSSVLSRYQGFHGQAGGRKNCSGRGGAVLYIRVPVGTLVKEGSEVVADLSCPGAEYVAARGGAGGKGNRFFLANDNRAPVTCTPGQPGQERVLFLELKTVAHAGMVGFPNAGKSSLLRAISNARPAVASYPFTTLKPHVGIVRCDDHQQIAVADIPGIVRGAHRNRGLGSAFLRHIERCRFLLFVVDLSEPEPWTQLEDLKWELEQHEAGLSQRPHVVVANKVDLPEARAAVPWLRARLGPSAVALSAATGENVEALLLRLQELHRQHEATELQHGRQPLRW from the exons ATGCGTGTGATGCTACACGTGTGGCATCTTGAACACGATGAGATGGAAAGAAGGTCTGTGTGCGCCGAGTCCTGTGCTCGTGGACACTGCGAAGAGCGGGGAAGGCGCGTGGGTGCTGCCGGAGCGCCGTGCTCCTTCCCTGCAGCCGGGAGGGAGGGTGCACactcatgggaggggcagagagagggagagagaattccaggcaggccagcacggagcccgacgtggggctcaaactcccccaCCGTGAGCTCaatacctgagccgaagtcgagagtcggacgctccacAGACtgggcccccaggcgccccgggacgtGTGTACTAG CTGACCAGCAAGTCAAGTCGCTGTCCTCTGTGTTGTCGCGGTACCAGGGTTTCCACGGGCAAGCCGGCGGCCGGAAGAACTGCTCCGGGCGAGGCGGCGCTGTCCTCTACATCCGG GTCCCTGTGGGCACCTTAGTGAAGGAGGGCAGTGAAGTCGTAGCTGACCTGTCCTGCCCGGGCGCGGAGTACGTCGCCGCTCGGGGAGGTGCAGGAGGAAAAGGCAACCGCTTTTTCCTGGCCAATGACAACCGTGCACCGGTGACCTGTACCCCCGGGCAGCCCGGTCAGGAACGTGTCCTCTTCCTGGAGCTCAAGACGGTGGCCCACGCCGGGATG gTTGGGTTCCCCAATGCCGGGAAGTCCTCGCTTCTCCGGGCCATTTCGAACGCGAGGCCTGCCGTGGCGTCCTACCCGTTCACCACCTtaaagccccacgttgggattgTTCGCTGTGACGATCACCAACAGATAGCAG TGGCGGACATCCCGGGCATCGTCCGGGGCGCGCACCGGAACAGGGGCCTGGGGAGCGCCTTCCTCAGGCACATCGAGCGCTGCCGCTTCCTCCTGTTCGTGGTGGATCTCTCGGAGCCAGAGCCGTGGACTCAGCTTGAGGACCTGAAGTGGGAGCTGGAGCAGCACGAGGCCGGCCTGTCCCAGCGACCCCACGTGGTCGTGGCAAATAAGGTCGACCTCCCCGAGGCCAGGGCTGCCGTGCCCTGGCTGCGGGCGCGCCTGGGCCCGAGCGCCGTCGCCCTGTCGGCGGCCACCGGGGAGAACGTGGAGGCGCTGCTGCTGCGTCTGCAGGAGCTCCACCGCCAGCACGAGGCCACCGAGCTGCAGCACGGCCGCCAGCCGCTCAGGTGgtag
- the MTG2 gene encoding mitochondrial ribosome-associated GTPase 2 isoform X1: MVPSRLLSVGPRTVFGGVGRWTRVAPGQLPWHAPPRLLSASCADLSKHQEPPGKKPLSEKKLKRHFVDHRRVLIRGGCGGDGVSCFHSEPRKEFGGPDGGDGGDGGHVILKADQQVKSLSSVLSRYQGFHGQAGGRKNCSGRGGAVLYIRVPVGTLVKEGSEVVADLSCPGAEYVAARGGAGGKGNRFFLANDNRAPVTCTPGQPGQERVLFLELKTVAHAGMVGFPNAGKSSLLRAISNARPAVASYPFTTLKPHVGIVRCDDHQQIAVADIPGIVRGAHRNRGLGSAFLRHIERCRFLLFVVDLSEPEPWTQLEDLKWELEQHEAGLSQRPHVVVANKVDLPEARAAVPWLRARLGPSAVALSAATGENVEALLLRLQELHRQHEATELQHGRQPLRW; this comes from the exons ATGGTGCCTTCGAGGCTTCTCTCAGTAGGACCGCGGACCGTGTTTGGGGGCGTGGGGCGCTGGACTCGGGTCGCGCCCGGCCAGCTCCCGTGGCACGCTCCCCCCAGGCTGCTCTCGGCCAGCTGTGCGGACCTCTCCAAGCACCAGGAGCCCCCCGGAAAGAAACCGCTCTCCGAGAAGAAGCTG AAGAGGCATTTTGTGGACCATCGCCGAGTGCTCATCCGAGGGGGATGTGGAGGCGACGGGGTGAGCTGTTTCCACAGTGAGCCCCGGAAGGAGTTCGGAGGCCCCGACGGTGGTGATGGAGGTGACGGTGGCCATGTCATCCTGAAAG CTGACCAGCAAGTCAAGTCGCTGTCCTCTGTGTTGTCGCGGTACCAGGGTTTCCACGGGCAAGCCGGCGGCCGGAAGAACTGCTCCGGGCGAGGCGGCGCTGTCCTCTACATCCGG GTCCCTGTGGGCACCTTAGTGAAGGAGGGCAGTGAAGTCGTAGCTGACCTGTCCTGCCCGGGCGCGGAGTACGTCGCCGCTCGGGGAGGTGCAGGAGGAAAAGGCAACCGCTTTTTCCTGGCCAATGACAACCGTGCACCGGTGACCTGTACCCCCGGGCAGCCCGGTCAGGAACGTGTCCTCTTCCTGGAGCTCAAGACGGTGGCCCACGCCGGGATG gTTGGGTTCCCCAATGCCGGGAAGTCCTCGCTTCTCCGGGCCATTTCGAACGCGAGGCCTGCCGTGGCGTCCTACCCGTTCACCACCTtaaagccccacgttgggattgTTCGCTGTGACGATCACCAACAGATAGCAG TGGCGGACATCCCGGGCATCGTCCGGGGCGCGCACCGGAACAGGGGCCTGGGGAGCGCCTTCCTCAGGCACATCGAGCGCTGCCGCTTCCTCCTGTTCGTGGTGGATCTCTCGGAGCCAGAGCCGTGGACTCAGCTTGAGGACCTGAAGTGGGAGCTGGAGCAGCACGAGGCCGGCCTGTCCCAGCGACCCCACGTGGTCGTGGCAAATAAGGTCGACCTCCCCGAGGCCAGGGCTGCCGTGCCCTGGCTGCGGGCGCGCCTGGGCCCGAGCGCCGTCGCCCTGTCGGCGGCCACCGGGGAGAACGTGGAGGCGCTGCTGCTGCGTCTGCAGGAGCTCCACCGCCAGCACGAGGCCACCGAGCTGCAGCACGGCCGCCAGCCGCTCAGGTGgtag
- the MTG2 gene encoding mitochondrial ribosome-associated GTPase 2 isoform X3, whose protein sequence is MVPSRLLSVGPRTVFGGVGRWTRVAPGQLPWHAPPRLLSASCADLSKHQEPPGKKPLSEKKLVRFLTLKEVACIVLFSHHKRHFVDHRRVLIRGGCGGDGVSCFHSEPRKEFGGPDGGDGGDGGHVILKADQQVKSLSSVLSRYQGFHGQAGGRKNCSGRGGAVLYIRVPVGTLVKEGSEVVADLSCPGAEYVAARGGAGGKGNRFFLANDNRAPVTCTPGQPGQERVLFLELKTVAHAGMVGFPNAGKSSLLRAISNARPAVASYPFTTLKPHVGIVRCDDHQQIAVADIPGIVRGAHRNRGLGSAFLRHIERCRFLLFVVDLSEPEPWTQLEDLKWELEQHEAGLSQRPHVVVANKVDLPEARAAVPWLRARLGPSAVALSAATGENVEALLLRLQELHRQHEATELQHGRQPLRW, encoded by the exons ATGGTGCCTTCGAGGCTTCTCTCAGTAGGACCGCGGACCGTGTTTGGGGGCGTGGGGCGCTGGACTCGGGTCGCGCCCGGCCAGCTCCCGTGGCACGCTCCCCCCAGGCTGCTCTCGGCCAGCTGTGCGGACCTCTCCAAGCACCAGGAGCCCCCCGGAAAGAAACCGCTCTCCGAGAAGAAGCTGGTGAGATTTCTGACCTTGAAGGAGGTTGCCTGCA TTGTGCTTTTTTCCCATCAC AAGAGGCATTTTGTGGACCATCGCCGAGTGCTCATCCGAGGGGGATGTGGAGGCGACGGGGTGAGCTGTTTCCACAGTGAGCCCCGGAAGGAGTTCGGAGGCCCCGACGGTGGTGATGGAGGTGACGGTGGCCATGTCATCCTGAAAG CTGACCAGCAAGTCAAGTCGCTGTCCTCTGTGTTGTCGCGGTACCAGGGTTTCCACGGGCAAGCCGGCGGCCGGAAGAACTGCTCCGGGCGAGGCGGCGCTGTCCTCTACATCCGG GTCCCTGTGGGCACCTTAGTGAAGGAGGGCAGTGAAGTCGTAGCTGACCTGTCCTGCCCGGGCGCGGAGTACGTCGCCGCTCGGGGAGGTGCAGGAGGAAAAGGCAACCGCTTTTTCCTGGCCAATGACAACCGTGCACCGGTGACCTGTACCCCCGGGCAGCCCGGTCAGGAACGTGTCCTCTTCCTGGAGCTCAAGACGGTGGCCCACGCCGGGATG gTTGGGTTCCCCAATGCCGGGAAGTCCTCGCTTCTCCGGGCCATTTCGAACGCGAGGCCTGCCGTGGCGTCCTACCCGTTCACCACCTtaaagccccacgttgggattgTTCGCTGTGACGATCACCAACAGATAGCAG TGGCGGACATCCCGGGCATCGTCCGGGGCGCGCACCGGAACAGGGGCCTGGGGAGCGCCTTCCTCAGGCACATCGAGCGCTGCCGCTTCCTCCTGTTCGTGGTGGATCTCTCGGAGCCAGAGCCGTGGACTCAGCTTGAGGACCTGAAGTGGGAGCTGGAGCAGCACGAGGCCGGCCTGTCCCAGCGACCCCACGTGGTCGTGGCAAATAAGGTCGACCTCCCCGAGGCCAGGGCTGCCGTGCCCTGGCTGCGGGCGCGCCTGGGCCCGAGCGCCGTCGCCCTGTCGGCGGCCACCGGGGAGAACGTGGAGGCGCTGCTGCTGCGTCTGCAGGAGCTCCACCGCCAGCACGAGGCCACCGAGCTGCAGCACGGCCGCCAGCCGCTCAGGTGgtag